AAGGAGCTGGCGCTGCTGATGAAGTGAGGCTCAGGGGGCCGTGCAGAGGGCGGCGGCGTCCGGATGGCCGAGCGCCTTCGCGCGGCAGAAGGCGGCCCGGGCGAGCTCATGGTCCGCGACGGCCTCCTGGGGCCGGCCGGCCGTCTCGGTCTCCTTGGCTCGCGCCTGGTAGGCCTCTCCCAGCCTGAAGTGGATGTCGGCGATCTCGGGAGCGCTCTCGGCCGCGCGTTGCAGCCACAGCACGGCCTTGTCCACGCGAAGCACCTGCAAGTAGATCAACCCCAGGTTGTAGCGAGGCTTCCAGAAGCGTGCGTCCAGCTCCGCGGCGCGGGTGAGGCGCTCCACGGCCTCCTTCAGGTTCTGGTGGGCCACCCCCATCCGTCCCGCGAGGTTCTCCGCCGCCGCGAAGTTCGCGCACAGGAGCGCCTTGTTCATGGCCTCCGCATCGGGCTGGCCCGCCAGGAGGCTCGCCCTGGCCACGTGGAACCACCCTTCCGGGCTCCACTGAGGTCCCCGGGCCCGCAGCGCCGGGAGCGCCGCGGTGGCCTCGCGGACCCGGTCCTTGTCCGGGACGCCGTCCGAGAGCTTCGAGCCCAGCTCGAGGAGCATCACGAGCCCCTGTGGGTCCTTCTCCTGGCAATCGGCGGGAGGAGCAGGCTCCGCGTTCACCGCGTAGAGCGCATCCACCTTTTCCCGGAGGCTGGGAGCCGTGGAGGACGGGCCGGCCCCGGGACGGTACGAGAGCACGCCCAGGCCCGCGGCCACCGCCACGAGAGCGGCACCTCCCGCCAGCGCCAGCCGCCGGCCGTCCGCGGGCCGGGCCGAGGGAACCCGCCGCACCGTGGACGCCGACGGAGTCACCTTCACGGGAGCCTCCGTCGCCGGGGCGAGCGCGGTCTCCTGGCCGTGTGACTCCTTGTACCAGGTGAGGATGGCCACCAGGGAGTTGAGGCTCGTCGCCGCCTCCTGGAGGTCCACCTTCACGCCCGTGTCGTCGTGGAGCCCGGCCGCGTGGTCGTGCGAGCTCAGGTTTCCCCAGGCCTGCACCGTCCCCATGTGCGCGAGGATATGGGTGGGGATGATTCCGGCGTTGGCCTGCTGGCGGAACTTGGTGATCAGCTCATCGAGCATCGCCTTGCCCGGCGTCTGCTTCAGCTCGGTGCTGACCAGCGAGCGCAGGAGCATCTCGAGCACGAGCCGCGCGTTCTGCAACACGCCCTTGTAGTCCCGGTTGCGTCCCCGGGTGGCCAGGGCCACCAGGTCGTCCTGAGCCCTGCCAAAGTGCGGCGTGAGCTGCTCGATGCGCTGTAGCAGCGGCTCCAGTTCCGTCATGTCGCTCCCTCTCGTGGGAACCCTACCACCTTCGAGAGTGCCCACGAGCGGGCGAGGGAGCGCGGACGGCTCAGTGCGCCTCTCTCTCGGAGGGCGAGGGAGTGAGGCGCAGCACCGAGCCCTCTCCCGGCTCGAAGAAGGCCTCGTCCGAGGACTGCTGGCGCAGCCGCTCCAGGGTGCGCCGCTGGTGCTCGGCCCGGGCGATGAGCGAGGAGAAGTCGAAGCGGCCCAGCCGCTCGTCCTTGCGCGACAGCCGCCGCAGCGTCCGCCACATCGACAGCCGCCCCTCGGTGCCCAGGCACAGCCCTTCCAGCTCCACCACGCGGCTCAGCGGCGAGTAGCCCGTCAGCTGCCCGTTGAGCTTCAGGCGTCCGAGCTTCTCGCCCACCCAGGCCATGCCCTGCTTCAGCACATCGCGCTTGAAGCCCAGGGCCGACATCACGCTCTGGAGTATCGAGCGATCCTCCAGCAACTCCCGCTCGAAGGTCTCCAGGTACTCGCCCACGGCGTTGTCCGCGTTCTCCGCCTTCGCGCGGCGCGCCAGCTCCAGGCCCAGGATCGAGCCCGCCAGATGATCGTTCAGGTAGATCTTCAACAGCGCCACGTTCACGCCATCCTCCTCGTGCTCGTCCCCACCGTGCGGAGGGTCGGCATGCCCGGGCGCTGGCGCAGGACGCCATGCCCGGGCGTTTGGAGAGCAGGCGGCGGAGCGGGCCTTCTTCCGCCTACCGGGCCTCGTCGGGGTAGCGGAAGGTCAGGGGAATCTTCACGTCCGGGTGCAGGCTGCGCGTGACGGGGCAGCCGTGCGCCACCTCTTCCAGCCGGGCGCGGTGCGCGGCGGAGAGGCCCGCGGGCATGTCGATCTCCAGCACCAGCTCGCCAATGCGGCGCGGCGGAGGCGTCATCCGCTTCTCCACCCGGGCGCGCGCATCACCGAAGGGAATCCCCTCGCGCGAGGCGGCCAGGGACATGGTGGTGAGGGCGCAGGAAGCGAGCGCCGCCCCCACGAGGTCCGTGGGTGAGAAGGACATGCCCGTGCCGCCGTTGTCCTTGGGGGCCTCGGTGGTGATCTTCGTGCCGGACGGGCCGTGCTCCAGCTTGCAGTGGAAGCCCGGCGCGCTCGCGACGGTCATCACGACGCCGGTGGCGGGAGTGGGTTGGCTCAT
The sequence above is drawn from the Archangium gephyra genome and encodes:
- a CDS encoding tetratricopeptide repeat protein, whose translation is MTELEPLLQRIEQLTPHFGRAQDDLVALATRGRNRDYKGVLQNARLVLEMLLRSLVSTELKQTPGKAMLDELITKFRQQANAGIIPTHILAHMGTVQAWGNLSSHDHAAGLHDDTGVKVDLQEAATSLNSLVAILTWYKESHGQETALAPATEAPVKVTPSASTVRRVPSARPADGRRLALAGGAALVAVAAGLGVLSYRPGAGPSSTAPSLREKVDALYAVNAEPAPPADCQEKDPQGLVMLLELGSKLSDGVPDKDRVREATAALPALRARGPQWSPEGWFHVARASLLAGQPDAEAMNKALLCANFAAAENLAGRMGVAHQNLKEAVERLTRAAELDARFWKPRYNLGLIYLQVLRVDKAVLWLQRAAESAPEIADIHFRLGEAYQARAKETETAGRPQEAVADHELARAAFCRAKALGHPDAAALCTAP
- a CDS encoding OsmC family protein, with the protein product MSQPTPATGVVMTVASAPGFHCKLEHGPSGTKITTEAPKDNGGTGMSFSPTDLVGAALASCALTTMSLAASREGIPFGDARARVEKRMTPPPRRIGELVLEIDMPAGLSAAHRARLEEVAHGCPVTRSLHPDVKIPLTFRYPDEAR